The genomic interval CCAGAATTCTTTTTAAGCTCCTTTTTAGCTTCTTCAGCACTAAGGCTTCCTTTATAGACCCTTTTATTTGTCATAGCATCATAAGAATCTACTACATTTATAATTCTAGCAAGTAGTGGAATATCATTACCTTTTAGTCCTAATGGATATCCAGTACCATCATATCTCTCATGGTGAGCTAATATGCATGGTGCTATTTTTTTTAACTCTGGATTAAACATAGCAATTCTATATCCTTTTTCAGCATGAGTTTTTATTATTTCATACTCTTCTTTTGTTAACTCACCTGGCTTAGATAGTATTTCCTCAGGAATTCCTACTTTGCCTATATCATGAAGTTTAGCTAGCATTTTTAATTTTTTTAATTCCTTTTCTGATAAGTTCATCTTCTTACCTAGTTCAACAGCATACTTTTTAACTCTATTTATATGATCTTTAATATCATCATGTCTTAAAAAAAGCTCTTTATTTAATGAGTCTATTATATTCTTTTTTATACGTTTTTCATTGACTAATTTTTCTCTATAAACTTTATCTTCAGCTTCTACTAAAACTTCATCTATTGGTTTTTTAGCCTCTTTTTTACTAGATACTCCAAGTGCTATACTTAAAGGAATTATAGTTTTATGATTGAGCTTGCAATTTTTCCTTATTCTATTACATATAGCCTCTGCTTCTTCCTCTGTTGTTTTAGGCAAAAGAATACAAAACTCATCTCCACCCCATCTAAATATAAGATCATCTTTTCTACAAGAATTTTTTATTACCCCTGAAATTTCTTTTAAAATTTTATCTCCCTCTAAATGTCCAATAGCATCATTTATAACCTTAAGTCCATTTAAATCTCCCATTACAAAGCTTAAAGGGAAAAACTCTTCATTATTTAATTCTTCTAGCTTTTCATCAAAATAAGCTCTATTATAAAGTCCTGTAAGTTTATCTCTGTAACTCATTTTTTTTAATTTATTTTCTAAAACAACATTCTCAGTTACATCTCTCACTACACCTACAATACCTGTTACACTGCCATTGTTATCTATAACAGGCACTTTAATAGATTCTATATACTTTACTTTTCTATTAAGCTTTACTCGTATTTTTTCCTTGACTTTCTTTTTTGTATTTATAACTTCTTTATCTTGAGCTATAAAATCATCTAGTATTTTTTCTCCCTTAAAAAGGCTATTTCTATTAGAAGATTTTTTAGAAATACTCTTTATGTCTTTCCCAATTATTTCTTCTCTATTTTTTTTATAATATTCATTAACTAAAGTATCATTACATTTTAAATATTTTCCATTCTTATCTTTATGATAAATCCCATCTGGAATAGATTCCACAATAGTATTTAAAAGTTCCTTTTGATTTATGAGCTCTTCTTCATACTTTTTTCTTTCACTTTGATCTTGAAGAATTCCTAAAAAACACTTTATCTCTCCATTTTCTTTTATAGGTGCTAAATAACATTCTAGAAAAGCTCCATTTGGATATCCTAATCCATTTTCATATCCTGAAAAAAGTTTTGGCTTTCCTTCTTCTATTACTAACTTATAACTTCCAATATATTCATCTGCCACTTCTTTAGTATAAATTTCACTTAAACTCTTTCCAATTATCTCTTCTTTACTCAACTTTAAAGCATTTGAGTAATATTTATTTACAAAAATAAATCTACTATCTATTCCTATTAACCATACTGAATAAGGTATGTTATCTAATAATACCTCTAATAAATTTGAATTCATAAACTTCATCCTTCTTTACTTATATACTATTAGAATTTAATTTTATCATAAAAAACAAGTGTATGATTAAATTAAAATTATTATCTATATTAAATATATAAATTTATAAAAACAACATTTATATATATGTACAAATTTAATTATATAAAATATAAAAAATAACTATATCTAATTAAATTCTAACACTTAGATATAGTTATTTTTTATACTCAAACTATTTAATTAATTTTTTTAGCTTCTTTCTTAATTCCTTTAATTTTTCTACAGATGGATCTGGAAATTCTTCCTCTAATGCATCATCAATTACAGCTATAGCCTTTCTATATTCTCTCCTTTTTTCATAAGCTAAGGCTAAATAATAAGAATATATCCTCTTATTACCATAACTCTCTATAAGATTTTTATAATAATCTACTACTTTTCCATAATATTCTTTATCAAATTTATTAGTTTTCTTTAATCCATTTTCTTTAATAGAGTAAATCTCTATTTTGTAAGCTTCCTCTATTTCATTTATCCAAATAATAAGTTCAGCTTCCTTATCCTTATTTAAATTTTCCAAAAATACCTTACTATAATAGTACTCATTTTCATTAAAAGCCTTAACAAACTTTCCATCTTTTACTTTCAAAATATGAAGTTTGTTTAGTTTAGTGTCTACTTGAAAACCTATGAATACCAATACTTCTTTTCCTAAATTCAAAACAAATAAATCCTTTATAGTAAAACCCTCACCCCTAAAATTATGTTTTAGCATATAAGATTCATAATTTTTATTTAATAAGGCTAAATATGGAGTTTTATCTAATAAATAAGGTATTAAGATACTTTCTTTTTCTTCATCTACTATTCTAAGAAGATTACTATGCTCTAAATTCTCTAAGGTTAAAAATTCAGTTTCAATTGGGAACTTATTTGCTATATTAAGTGGAATATTATTCTTTTTTTCATTTCTACTAAAGGAACTTGCCTTTCTACTTTCAATAAGATTAGAATTTTTTATTAAATTATCTTCTTTATTTAATAAAAGATCCTCTTCTTCATAAGTTTTATAAAAATCTATAAATGAAGAATTCATGGTTTTTATACACCTTAATCCACTTAACTCTATAGGAGATTTTTCTTTTAATTCCTCATCTCTATCCTCTTTTGATATAACATTTCCTAATTTAGAATCTAAAATTATTTTATCATTTGAATTAATCATGTAAATTCTTCCTTAATATTATTAATTACACTATATTCTATTTTAAAACAGATAAAAAGTTTATATAATATTTAAATCATATTTCTATTTCTTTGTTCTTATTATTTTATACCAAAGTTTATTGCTTTTAGGAAACTCTTTCTTTTGTAAATATTTCAAAGTTCTCTTTAAGTCCTTTTCATGAAGATTTAAAAACACTTCCCTATTAAACCCATTTTCACTTACATTGAATAACCCCTTATCTATTTTTTCTATTTCAACTTCTCTATCTTTTTTAAATGTTTTAAAATTAACTTTATCATTTATTTCTATTCTTTTTACTGTATATAAAGCAACATCTACAAAATCTGCTATACTTACCAATTTATATATCCCCTTTTATATTTTCTTTACATCCTTTAATTTTGAAACTAATTTTGTGAATTCATTTTTTATAATTATATTTGAAATAAAAAATATAATTATCTCTTCTTTATGAAAAATATATGCAACCCTACAGTCCAATCCAGCTTCTAATGGAATCTTATATTCATATATGGTTTTACCCTTATACTTATATCCTCTTACCTTCTTAATCTTATGAGGATTATTATTTATTAAATCTAATGTACACTTATATATTCTATTTCTTATATAATCTTCATGTTTTCTATTGTGTTCAAAAAACTTTTCTAAATAACTGTTCTCTTCAATGACTATTTTCTTATCAATCAAGCATATCATCTCTTTTCAAAATACTTATAGTAATATTTAAGCATTAAATCTTTTTATTATATTTTTTTCAAATTCTTCTTCTCCAATTCTTTCAATAATCTCTGCTAACCTTTTTTTTTCATCTGCAAGCTCATTATAATAATCTATAGTGCATTCTAGAAGTTTTAATAATTCTTCTTCCTTAAATCTTCTCTTCATCGGCTCTGCCTTCCTAGCTTTTCTCCCAGCTCTTCCACCTATAAAAACTAAAAACTCTACTTCCTTACTTTCTGAATTCACAATTGGTACAATACCAAAATCATTGCTTTGAGCTTTACCATAACTATTTATACATCCGAAAACTCCTATTTTAAATTTTGATGGAACCTTTCTTCCTAAAAACTTCTCCTCAAATAATTCTCCAATTTTTCTTGTATCAATAAGTCCATGCTTACAAACAGTTCCCTTACATGTAACTATAGCCCTAACAGTTTTTCCTGCTCCTCCAATTCTAAGACCTTTTTTTCTTGATATTTCTACTACTTTATCTATATTTTCTTCCTTTATATAAGGTATTTCCACAGTTAATCTACTAGTTAAACTTAATTCTCCATTTCCATATTCTTTAGCAATCTCAGATAAAGCAATCATCTCTTCTGCCTTAAAATATCCAACTTTACTTAAAAACCTTATAGCATAGAATTCTTCTTGCTTTTGGTTTAATATACCCTTAGCTTTTAATATTTGCTTTTCTTCTACTGTTAATTTCTCCATTTATATTCTCCTCTTAAATCATGTAAAATCATGAACAACTATTCTATATATTTATTATAATATTTAAACATTAATAACTAACATACTTTTTATTTAGAATATTAATAAGCAATAACTTATATAAATATCTAAATATTAGTAGAATCAAACCAATTACTGGATTCAATTAACATTTTATTCAAAAAATTAATGAATAATATTTAAATTAGTAATATAATAAAAAATAGATTTATTCATTTTAGTTAGGAGATTTTTTATGAACTTAATAAGCAATTTTTTTGATTTAATATTACATTTAGATAAATATCTAGGTGTTTTTATCAATAATTATGGAACCTTGACTTACTTGGTTTTATTTTTAATAATCCTTGCGGAAACAGGATTAGTAGTAACTCCTTTTCTTCCTGGAGATTCAGTAATATTTGCATCAGCTACTTTCTGCGCTTTAGGTATGATTAATATTTATATATTAGTACCATTACTATTAATTGCAGCCATACTTGGAGATACTTTAAACTATAGTATTGGTAAATTTTTAGGTAGCAAATTACTTGCTAATTCTAAACTTATAAAAAAAGAGTATATTGAGAAAACTAATACTTATTATGATAAATATGGTGGAAAAACCTTAATAATAGCTAGATTTATTCCTATAATTCGTACCTTTGCACCCTTTGTTGCAGGTATAGGAACAATGAAGTATAAAAACTTTTTAACTTACAATGCAGTTGGTGGATTTATTTGGGTTATACTTGTATCAAGTTTAGGATATTTCTTTGGTAATATAAAAATTGTTGCTGAAAATTTCTCAATAGTTATTATAGGTATAATAGTTGTTTCTATTTTACCTGCTATAGTAGGAATACTTAAAGCTAGATTTTCACCTAAAGCTGCTATGTAATAAAAAATTTATCTTAATTTAATAGATATTATAAAATTTATAATCCGTACACTTTAATTAGTGTGCGGTTGTTTAATTTAACCTTAAATCTTTGAATATTATCCTAAGTAATTTATATAAAAATACTCCCTAAAAAGTAGATTTTAACGAATATTTTTCATATACTTTTCAGAGAGAAATTTAAATTATTATTCTTATTTTAAACTTTTTAATATGTTTATTAATATTAATTAATTAATCTTGATAATGGATATTTTTCAAATAAAGAATAGTATTCTTCTTTAAAAAATACTTCAACAACTTCAACTAATTCATTAATTGGTATATTTCCTGAAAATTCATAAAAAGCAGAATCATTTTTAACCAAAATTTTATTTTCATTTATTTCGTAAAACCATGTATTATCAGAATTAGATTGTATATAGTTTTTATATACTTCTTTAGAAATAAATTTTACTGGGAATTCGCTAAAAGAAAAATTTAATTTATCTTTTTCATAGATATATCTAAATTTAACATCAAAACCATTATTTATATAACTTTCTTCAATTTTTTTTAATTCAAATCCATTTATAATTCTTATATCTTTTTCACTACTTTCTACTTTTTCAATTGCTTTTAACCCTTCATTATAATTATTTAACTCTAAATTACTAAGAAAATTAGTAATTATTTCACAAAAATCTTTTATAATTTTTGTGTCAACATTATTAATTTGTGTATTCTTATCTTCTAAATCTAAATTAAAATTAGATTTCTCATTTGCAAAAGTCACAACTGGAATTTCTCCCATATAAAAAGAAAGATCATCTGAAAAACCACCTTCACTTAATAAAAATTTATCACCTAAACTTTTACTTATTAGAGAAGAAATTATGTTTTTGTTACCACTAGTTGTTTGCATTACTATATTTCCAGCATTTTTTTCTCCAACCATATCAACATTTATACAACCAATAATATTGTTTTTTTCTTCATCAGATAATTTTGAAACAAAATATTTAGATCCATATCTAAAATATTCTTCTGCATCTAAGAATAAAAATTTAATATTTATATCTCCCTCAAAATTTTGTAATACTTTTGCTAACTCAAGTAAAACAACACATCCAGTCGCATTATCAATAACTCCAGTTGTGTAATCTGTTGAATCATAGTGAGCACTTAAATATAAAGTTTTTTTGTTATTGCTATTATTATTCTTCTTTGCAATTATATTTCTTCCTTTACCTAAAGAATCTGAATTATATGGATTAAAATCAAAATAATCACTACTATGTTTTACATATAGAGTTGAATCAATATTTTGCTTATATATATCAAATTCTTGAAATTCAACATCATAACCATATTCATTAAGTTTATTCTTAAAAAAATTTGCTGTAATTTGACTACCATCACTACCAAAATTTCTTATATTTGATCCTATCTCATTTAAGTTATTGATTATATTTTCTTCATCAACTGATATATTTTCTTTTGATGATGTATTTTTTTCTAATGATATATTTTCTTCTTTTAGTTCATATTTAGTTATAACATTATTACTAACACTATCTTTCTTAAAAAGAATTAATATCATAATACTTAAAATTAGCACGATAATTCCTATTCTCTTCAAAACTTTCATAAACTCCCCCTTAAATATTAAATTAATTATCAACTCTATCTTAACATAATTTTACTTTTATGTAAATATTTTCTATAAATTATTAGTCAAATATTTTTTAAACAGTTAAATCTCAGTTATAAATATCTATAATACATATTTAATATATTTTCTCAAATATAAAAAGAAGCAAGTATATTCTTGCTTCTAATAACTAACATATTTATTTAAGAAACCATCTATTGTTTCCCAATAAAGTTTAGGATTAACCTTACTTGCCTTAGCATGTCCAGCTCCTTTTATTATTAATTTTTCCTTTTCAGCAGAAGAGGCATTAAAAAGTTCTTCTACCATAAAGGAAGGAACAAAGGTGTCTTCATCTCCTTGAATAAATAGTGTTGGTGTTTTTGATTTTGCAGTTTGATCAATAGGTGACGATTCATTTATCCAATAGCCAGCTCTAATTTTTGTTATTAAATTTGCTATATGCATCATAGGGAAAGCTGGAAGACCAAAAAGTTTATTTAACTGATAAGCAAATTCATCCCATGCACTAGTATATCCACAGTCTGCTACAACGGCCTTAACATTCTCTGGAAGTTCTTCTCCTGATGTATTAAGAACTGTAGCTGCCCCCATTGATATACCATATAAAACTATCTCTGCCTCTTTATCTTCTTTTATTATATAATTAATTAAATCTATTATATCTAAACGCTCGTCCCATCCCATTCCTATATAATCACCTTCACTAGTGCCATGACCTCTTAAATCAGGGATTATAACATTATATCCCATGTCAGAAAAGTTTTTTGCATAGTATGATGTTAATTTTCCTTGAGATGTATAGCCATGTACTGTAATAACCCACTTATTAGAGTTTGGTTTTTTTATAAGATAATTGTGTAATTTTAGCCCATCTCTTGAAGTCATATATAAATCTTCATAACCACTTTCCTTTAAAAGCCATTCTTCACTTGAAATACTTACTGGTCCACTTGTACTATTTATTGTAACCACATCTTTACTACTTTCAGTTGATTCAAAGACTATATCTTTTGGTGTATCTGGATTTATAGCTAAATTATATAAATAGTTTCCTCCAAATCCTAAAGCTAAAATAATACATATTATTATTCCTACTAATATTCCACAAATCCATTTTTTAAGCTTACTCGATCTTTTCTTAGTTTTATTTTCTTGTTTTATATGTGTTGTATTCATATACTCTCCTTCATAAAAGAATTTTGTAAGTCATTATTATATCATGAATTATTTTGATTATCAAATATTTATTATAGCAAATAATTTTATTTATAAAACATTAAAAATCAAAGGTACTTGATGTAATAAAAAACAGTCAAGCATCAAAGCTTAACTGTTTTTTATATCTTGTTTATATTAAATAAATTCTTTAATTAAATACAATACTAAATCATCATCATTTCTGCACTGAGCATTCTGCTCTAAAAGCATATTATTATACCAAACTCCACTACCATCAGGAATGTACCCTCTTTTTACATACATTCTCTGAGCAGAACCATATCCTGAATGAAGCCCAACCCCTAAACAAATGCTTTTAGAATATTCTTTAACAGTATCTTCAATTTTATCAAGTAAAGCTGTACCTATACCTTTATTCTGATATTTCTCAAGAACATTAAAATCACGAAGAGTAGGAATTTTCTTATTGGCAAAAGGTCCATTTTCATCATTTGGAATTAGTGTTGCATAGCCAAGGACTTGCGTATCATTACATGCTACAAAAACTCTTCTAATTCCATTTTCTTGCTCTTCATAATACTTTTCAAATAATGAAATAGGTTTTTCCCACCCTTGTAATTTAAACTCTTTATTAAAGTTAATAATATCTGATTTTATCATATTTCTAATTTGAATATTCAAAACTATTCCCCCTGTCATATAAATCAAAAGAATTTATTTATAAAAATTTCCAACTAACTAAATAATAACATTATTTTAATCATGAACCCCTAAAAAAACTATACTTTTTCATTAATTTTACAAATGAAAATTTAATATATTAATTTATTTCTTTACTAATTTTACTTTCTAAAAAAATTACTAACTATTTATAAAACTAAGTGATAAAATATTAAGGCAGTATAATTTTACACGAAAGATGGTGTTGTTTTGAAAACAAATTTTTTTATTCCAAAATATATGAAGACATTTAAATGCATAGGTCCTAATTGCACTGATACTTGTTGTGCTGGTTGGGACATTAACATAGATGAAAATACTTTTAAAAAGTATGAAAATGATAAAGGAAATCTAAAAGAATTAATAACTGGAAAATACATAAAAAACTCTCAATCAGATGATTCTTTTAATTATGGATTTATGAAAATAACAGAAGATAATAAATGCCCCTTTTTAAATGAAAACTTACTTTGTGAAATTCACGGTAAATGTGGCGAAGAAAACTTATCTATAACCTGTAGAAGATATCCTAGAGTTTTTAATATTATAGATGATATATATGAGAAAAGCGGACTTCCTTCCTGTGAAGAAATTTGTTCTAAAGCTTTTTTAAATAAAGAAAAAATGGAATTTATAGAAATAGAAGAAGAACTTCCTGAAGATTTCCTAGAAATACGCAGAGTAATAGATACTGAAGCTTTTATAGGTTCAGATAATTTAATTCAATATTTTTGGGATATAAGAATTATATCAATAAATATTATGCAAAACAGAAATTTCTCTATTGAGGAGAGACTAAGTCTATTAAAAGCCTTTTATAAAAGTCTAGAAGATCTAAAAACTGAAGAAAACTTTTATGAAATTGAAGATTTACTTGAAAAAATAACTGAATATCCATCAAATATAACTGAATTTATTGATTCTAAAAAAATTATTCCACTTAGTATTACCAATAACTTTTTTAAGATTATCTTAGATGAAAATCTTTTAAGAAAAGTCATTGGTACTAGGCTAAAGAAATTGTTATCAGATTTAAATAAGGATCAAAATTTATTTAACAATATACATAAATATGACTTAAAATCCTTTGATACTTACTTTAAGAAGTATTCATACATATTTGAAAATTACTTAGTAAATCAAATTTTTAAGGATATAATACCCTTTAATACAGGTGGTAATTTAAATGAAAGTATTCATAAACTTATAAATACTTATAAACTAATAAAAAGCTATTTAATACTTTGGAACATCTCATCACAAAATGAAATTTCAGAAAAAAATATAATATATATAATTCAAGCTTTAAGTAAGGATCTAGAACATAATAAAGTATTTAAAGATATTCTAAATTATAATATTTAAAATATAATTACTTCATATAATAATAAATAAAGTGTATTAAAAAGAAAAGTACAATTAAATACAATTTATTTTTTAATACACTTTAATTATTTTATAAAATTTTTTATTAAATAAGGTACAGTATTATCTAAAATTAGAAAAGTTATCCAAATGATATAAATTCATTCAGCAACTATAGTTTATTTCCTTTACTCTACTTATATTTTCATTAGCTATAAGGCCACTTATAATCTCATTTATTGTTACAAATTGTGGTGCTTCTATTTTATATTGATAAACCTCTTCACTAATTGACTCAATATTACTTATTTTTATTTGATATTCCTCAAAAAAATCATTTATTTCATTTAATGCTTTAAGATCTTTACACCTTATTTCTATACTTAAGTTTCTAGTGTTTATTATAAATCTATCTTCAAATTTCTTTAGAGAAATTAAAACTATTAATATACTAACACCACTTAAAATGCTTATAACATAGAATCCCATTCCTATAGCAATACCAACCCCTGCTACTGCCCACATAGAGGCAGCTGTTGTTAAACCCTTTACAGTACCTTTAGTTTGAATTATAGCTCCTGCTCCTAAAAATCCTACCCCTGATATAACTTGGCATATAACTCTTCCTACATCAACATGTAATATACTTGACATAGCTTGATTCTTGGCTATTTCTTCAAGTACAAAATAACCAACTTGTACCTGAATTAAGGCTGCAATAGTGGCTCCTAAACATACTAACATATGAGTTCTAAATCCCGCTGGCCTATTTTTATACTCTCTATTATACCCAACAAGCCCTCCTATAATTATAGATAATATTATCCTTATTATTACTTGACTTATGTTCATTTCCTCCCCAACTTCCTTTGTTAAAAATATAATTATAAATAAAATAATGTTTATTATGTAAAAACTTGTAATATATATTTTAAGTTTATACCTAGCAGCTAAATAAATCAAATTTTAACATATTATACTTTAAATATAAAAAATTAAGGATACTTATTTTAAATTAAGTATCCTTAACATATAATTTAATTGATTTTAAATAACTTTATTGCCATGAAATATTTATTACTTAAGAT from Clostridium perfringens carries:
- a CDS encoding HD domain-containing phosphohydrolase; translation: MNSNLLEVLLDNIPYSVWLIGIDSRFIFVNKYYSNALKLSKEEIIGKSLSEIYTKEVADEYIGSYKLVIEEGKPKLFSGYENGLGYPNGAFLECYLAPIKENGEIKCFLGILQDQSERKKYEEELINQKELLNTIVESIPDGIYHKDKNGKYLKCNDTLVNEYYKKNREEIIGKDIKSISKKSSNRNSLFKGEKILDDFIAQDKEVINTKKKVKEKIRVKLNRKVKYIESIKVPVIDNNGSVTGIVGVVRDVTENVVLENKLKKMSYRDKLTGLYNRAYFDEKLEELNNEEFFPLSFVMGDLNGLKVINDAIGHLEGDKILKEISGVIKNSCRKDDLIFRWGGDEFCILLPKTTEEEAEAICNRIRKNCKLNHKTIIPLSIALGVSSKKEAKKPIDEVLVEAEDKVYREKLVNEKRIKKNIIDSLNKELFLRHDDIKDHINRVKKYAVELGKKMNLSEKELKKLKMLAKLHDIGKVGIPEEILSKPGELTKEEYEIIKTHAEKGYRIAMFNPELKKIAPCILAHHERYDGTGYPLGLKGNDIPLLARIINVVDSYDAMTNKRVYKGSLSAEEAKKELKKNSGTQFDPMIVEEFLELKRI
- a CDS encoding nitrite reductase: MEKLTVEEKQILKAKGILNQKQEEFYAIRFLSKVGYFKAEEMIALSEIAKEYGNGELSLTSRLTVEIPYIKEENIDKVVEISRKKGLRIGGAGKTVRAIVTCKGTVCKHGLIDTRKIGELFEEKFLGRKVPSKFKIGVFGCINSYGKAQSNDFGIVPIVNSESKEVEFLVFIGGRAGRKARKAEPMKRRFKEEELLKLLECTIDYYNELADEKKRLAEIIERIGEEEFEKNIIKRFNA
- a CDS encoding DedA family protein translates to MNLISNFFDLILHLDKYLGVFINNYGTLTYLVLFLIILAETGLVVTPFLPGDSVIFASATFCALGMINIYILVPLLLIAAILGDTLNYSIGKFLGSKLLANSKLIKKEYIEKTNTYYDKYGGKTLIIARFIPIIRTFAPFVAGIGTMKYKNFLTYNAVGGFIWVILVSSLGYFFGNIKIVAENFSIVIIGIIVVSILPAIVGILKARFSPKAAM
- a CDS encoding M28 family peptidase, translating into MKVLKRIGIIVLILSIMILILFKKDSVSNNVITKYELKEENISLEKNTSSKENISVDEENIINNLNEIGSNIRNFGSDGSQITANFFKNKLNEYGYDVEFQEFDIYKQNIDSTLYVKHSSDYFDFNPYNSDSLGKGRNIIAKKNNNSNNKKTLYLSAHYDSTDYTTGVIDNATGCVVLLELAKVLQNFEGDINIKFLFLDAEEYFRYGSKYFVSKLSDEEKNNIIGCINVDMVGEKNAGNIVMQTTSGNKNIISSLISKSLGDKFLLSEGGFSDDLSFYMGEIPVVTFANEKSNFNLDLEDKNTQINNVDTKIIKDFCEIITNFLSNLELNNYNEGLKAIEKVESSEKDIRIINGFELKKIEESYINNGFDVKFRYIYEKDKLNFSFSEFPVKFISKEVYKNYIQSNSDNTWFYEINENKILVKNDSAFYEFSGNIPINELVEVVEVFFKEEYYSLFEKYPLSRLIN
- a CDS encoding alpha/beta hydrolase → MNTTHIKQENKTKKRSSKLKKWICGILVGIIICIILALGFGGNYLYNLAINPDTPKDIVFESTESSKDVVTINSTSGPVSISSEEWLLKESGYEDLYMTSRDGLKLHNYLIKKPNSNKWVITVHGYTSQGKLTSYYAKNFSDMGYNVIIPDLRGHGTSEGDYIGMGWDERLDIIDLINYIIKEDKEAEIVLYGISMGAATVLNTSGEELPENVKAVVADCGYTSAWDEFAYQLNKLFGLPAFPMMHIANLITKIRAGYWINESSPIDQTAKSKTPTLFIQGDEDTFVPSFMVEELFNASSAEKEKLIIKGAGHAKASKVNPKLYWETIDGFLNKYVSY
- a CDS encoding GNAT family N-acetyltransferase, whose amino-acid sequence is MNIQIRNMIKSDIINFNKEFKLQGWEKPISLFEKYYEEQENGIRRVFVACNDTQVLGYATLIPNDENGPFANKKIPTLRDFNVLEKYQNKGIGTALLDKIEDTVKEYSKSICLGVGLHSGYGSAQRMYVKRGYIPDGSGVWYNNMLLEQNAQCRNDDDLVLYLIKEFI
- the fliB gene encoding flagellin lysine-N-methylase; protein product: MKTNFFIPKYMKTFKCIGPNCTDTCCAGWDINIDENTFKKYENDKGNLKELITGKYIKNSQSDDSFNYGFMKITEDNKCPFLNENLLCEIHGKCGEENLSITCRRYPRVFNIIDDIYEKSGLPSCEEICSKAFLNKEKMEFIEIEEELPEDFLEIRRVIDTEAFIGSDNLIQYFWDIRIISINIMQNRNFSIEERLSLLKAFYKSLEDLKTEENFYEIEDLLEKITEYPSNITEFIDSKKIIPLSITNNFFKIILDENLLRKVIGTRLKKLLSDLNKDQNLFNNIHKYDLKSFDTYFKKYSYIFENYLVNQIFKDIIPFNTGGNLNESIHKLINTYKLIKSYLILWNISSQNEISEKNIIYIIQALSKDLEHNKVFKDILNYNI
- a CDS encoding MgtC/SapB family protein translates to MNISQVIIRIILSIIIGGLVGYNREYKNRPAGFRTHMLVCLGATIAALIQVQVGYFVLEEIAKNQAMSSILHVDVGRVICQVISGVGFLGAGAIIQTKGTVKGLTTAASMWAVAGVGIAIGMGFYVISILSGVSILIVLISLKKFEDRFIINTRNLSIEIRCKDLKALNEINDFFEEYQIKISNIESISEEVYQYKIEAPQFVTINEIISGLIANENISRVKEINYSC